Proteins from a single region of Candidatus Poribacteria bacterium:
- a CDS encoding ATP-binding protein: protein MEGIFPLFTELLEKADSLLNRLDARTTLTSSECLNDYIAFQWRAQNGTGYLMPVKHPHLVDSTDLIGINSQCTALDRNTRQFLQGLPANHVLLWGDRGTGKSSLVKAMLERYADEGLRLVGVGKEGLIHLQEIAEVLWERPEYYILFCDDLAFNEDEPEYRELKAMLEGGISACPDNVLIYATSNRRHLMPRQVRENQYPQNDEDELYPREATEEKVSLSDRFGLRLAFHRISQDTYLEIVSHYARKRGLSVPTETLHRAALEWEASSSGRSGRVAYQFVADLTGQLALESNTHGKK from the coding sequence ATGGAAGGCATCTTCCCACTCTTTACGGAATTGCTGGAAAAAGCCGATAGTCTACTAAACCGCTTGGACGCGCGTACGACGCTCACATCAAGTGAGTGTCTCAACGACTACATCGCCTTTCAGTGGCGAGCACAGAATGGAACAGGATATCTCATGCCTGTTAAACACCCGCATCTTGTTGATAGTACGGATCTCATCGGCATAAACTCACAATGTACAGCGTTAGATCGAAACACGCGGCAATTTCTACAAGGACTGCCCGCGAACCACGTCTTGCTATGGGGCGACCGTGGCACTGGGAAATCCTCGCTTGTTAAAGCGATGCTGGAACGTTACGCTGACGAAGGGCTTCGACTGGTAGGTGTTGGCAAAGAGGGACTTATCCATCTACAAGAAATTGCGGAGGTATTGTGGGAACGTCCGGAGTACTATATCCTTTTCTGTGATGATCTCGCATTCAACGAAGATGAACCCGAATACCGTGAGCTCAAAGCGATGCTCGAAGGCGGTATCTCCGCCTGTCCAGACAATGTTCTCATTTATGCCACTTCAAACCGTCGGCACTTGATGCCTCGACAAGTACGTGAAAACCAATATCCTCAGAACGATGAAGATGAGTTGTATCCGCGCGAAGCGACGGAGGAAAAGGTCTCGTTGAGCGACCGTTTCGGTTTACGCCTCGCTTTCCATCGAATTTCACAAGATACTTATTTAGAGATTGTCTCCCACTATGCGCGAAAACGAGGACTCTCTGTTCCAACGGAGACGCTCCACCGAGCAGCGTTAGAGTGGGAGGCATCCTCAAGTGGACGGTCTGGACGTGTCGCCTATCAGTTCGTTGCAGACCTCACAGGACAATTAGCACTCGAATCAAACACACACGGCAAAAAGTAG
- a CDS encoding aminotransferase class I/II-fold pyridoxal phosphate-dependent enzyme: MQDLNPLAADLNQQIRSASPVVFALLSELGKRIYLPKGILSQTAEANTKAHQFNATRAIALDFSEDAGDMMHLPVSRELVPELTLESIYGYAPVLGQQELREAWKAHLLQENPALAGKTFSLPIVTSGMTHGFSLLAELFVDSGDTLVLPDKIWGNYRLIFQTKAGANIQSYPFCNASSDFNTHGFREALANATAEKLLILLNFPHNPTGYAVTRVEAQQIVDAIVARAETGCHILVMIDDAYAGLWYDTTVMQESLFGLLVGCHPNVVPVKIDGATKEEYAWGIRVAFITFGLEETAMEPLAQKLSGLIRANTSGAAQVSQTLILEAMKASRYTEQKQHNYETLKARALKVKAVASDGRYAKLWEVYPSHAGYFTCLNLKSGNAETIRQRLLAEHGIGTIALGETELRIAYSCLDESDIETVFAKIARVIEGV, translated from the coding sequence ATGCAAGACTTAAATCCATTAGCAGCCGATTTAAACCAACAGATTCGCTCCGCCTCACCAGTGGTTTTCGCACTTCTCTCTGAGTTAGGGAAACGCATCTACCTCCCGAAAGGTATTTTGAGCCAGACAGCAGAGGCAAACACGAAGGCACACCAGTTCAACGCGACGCGCGCGATCGCCTTAGATTTTTCAGAGGATGCGGGCGACATGATGCACCTACCGGTCTCGCGGGAACTGGTACCGGAACTCACACTGGAAAGTATCTACGGCTACGCGCCCGTACTCGGTCAACAAGAATTACGGGAAGCGTGGAAAGCGCATCTTTTGCAAGAGAATCCGGCACTCGCGGGAAAAACATTCAGTCTTCCAATTGTGACAAGCGGTATGACGCACGGATTTAGTCTACTCGCGGAACTCTTCGTAGATAGTGGGGACACCCTTGTGTTACCAGATAAGATCTGGGGAAATTACCGACTCATCTTCCAAACCAAAGCGGGCGCGAATATCCAGAGTTACCCGTTCTGCAACGCTTCGAGCGATTTTAACACACACGGATTTCGTGAGGCACTCGCCAACGCTACTGCTGAAAAATTGCTAATCCTCCTGAATTTTCCGCACAATCCGACCGGTTATGCGGTTACCCGCGTAGAAGCACAGCAGATTGTGGACGCGATTGTGGCACGGGCGGAGACGGGCTGCCATATCCTTGTTATGATTGATGATGCCTACGCCGGTTTGTGGTACGATACAACGGTCATGCAAGAATCGCTTTTCGGGTTATTAGTCGGGTGCCACCCGAATGTGGTGCCAGTGAAAATAGACGGTGCCACAAAAGAGGAATACGCATGGGGGATACGTGTGGCGTTTATCACCTTTGGACTTGAAGAGACAGCAATGGAGCCACTCGCGCAAAAATTGAGTGGACTCATCCGAGCGAATACCTCTGGCGCGGCACAGGTCTCCCAAACGCTGATCCTTGAAGCGATGAAGGCATCGAGGTATACTGAGCAGAAACAGCACAACTATGAAACCCTTAAGGCACGTGCGTTGAAAGTGAAAGCGGTCGCGTCTGATGGGCGGTATGCGAAGCTTTGGGAAGTATATCCGAGTCATGCAGGTTATTTCACGTGTCTGAACCTTAAATCTGGGAACGCGGAAACCATTCGACAGCGGCTTTTGGCTGAACACGGCATCGGCACAATCGCACTTGGTGAAACAGAATTGCGAATTGCCTACTCATGTCTTGATGAATCAGATATCGAGACGGTATTTGCGAAGATTGCGAGGGTTATTGAAGGGGTGTAG
- a CDS encoding von Willebrand factor type A domain-containing protein: MKTEFKMVYPLSVVLAMCGLMLFSYTGCGGSDSADEAESAYATDGYTSQGGTSFGLPPPSGAVFKDYGTNQFIDTRNDHLSTFGMDVDTASYSITRNYLRDGYLPPPEAVRVEEFVNAFDYNYRPPWGEAFAVHVEGAPSRFGEGGHLRLPQNRRRLRVPQDDEQLQLLRIGIQGRVVPDENRKDAMLTFVIDVSGSMAIENRLELVKGALTLLVEELRPRDKVAIVAYSNRARIVLPHTGIEGREGILAAIHSLVPEEATNVDEGLRLGYSLALRNPKIDGINRVILCSDGVANVDATDPNVILRKVRGHVAEGITLTTIGVGIENFNDVLLEQLADNGNGSYAYVDTLNEAKRVFVENLTGTLQLIAKDAKVQVDFNPQVVSRFRLLGYENRRLDHAEFRDDSADGGEIGAGHSVTALYEIKLTEGARGHLATVSIRYEDPDTYRPSEISEEIFTTQLKRTFQAASAEFQLAAIVAEFAEILRESFWAKDGNLAAVSQSLREIAPRIHNEQVDELRHLVSSAARFKASDLD, encoded by the coding sequence ATGAAAACTGAATTTAAAATGGTATACCCGTTAAGCGTTGTCCTTGCGATGTGCGGGCTGATGCTTTTTAGCTACACGGGCTGCGGCGGTTCTGATAGTGCTGACGAAGCGGAGAGTGCGTATGCTACAGACGGGTATACTTCGCAAGGCGGCACATCTTTCGGATTGCCTCCTCCGAGTGGTGCCGTCTTTAAGGATTACGGTACGAATCAATTTATTGATACAAGAAATGATCACCTTTCGACATTTGGTATGGATGTCGATACCGCCTCCTATTCCATCACGCGCAACTATCTTCGGGATGGATATCTTCCGCCCCCGGAAGCTGTTCGAGTAGAGGAATTTGTTAATGCTTTTGATTACAATTACCGCCCCCCATGGGGTGAAGCCTTTGCTGTGCACGTTGAGGGCGCGCCATCCCGATTTGGTGAAGGCGGGCACCTCCGATTGCCGCAAAATCGCAGACGGCTCCGAGTTCCCCAAGATGACGAACAACTCCAGTTGCTCCGAATCGGTATACAAGGGCGCGTGGTTCCCGACGAAAACCGAAAGGACGCGATGTTGACTTTCGTCATTGATGTCTCTGGTTCAATGGCCATCGAAAACCGGCTGGAATTGGTCAAAGGTGCGCTAACGCTTTTGGTTGAAGAGCTCCGTCCGCGGGATAAGGTGGCTATTGTCGCTTACAGTAACCGAGCGCGGATCGTCCTTCCGCATACCGGTATTGAGGGACGTGAGGGGATCCTGGCAGCAATCCATTCGCTTGTCCCAGAGGAGGCAACCAATGTTGACGAAGGACTCCGCCTTGGGTACAGCCTCGCCTTGCGCAATCCAAAGATTGACGGCATCAACCGTGTGATCCTCTGTTCCGACGGCGTTGCCAATGTTGACGCAACAGACCCTAATGTCATACTCAGAAAAGTTCGCGGGCATGTTGCGGAGGGGATTACCTTAACAACAATCGGGGTCGGCATCGAGAATTTCAACGATGTCCTTCTGGAGCAACTTGCTGATAACGGCAACGGTAGTTACGCTTATGTGGACACCCTCAATGAAGCGAAACGTGTCTTTGTTGAAAACTTAACAGGGACCCTACAACTTATCGCTAAAGACGCAAAGGTCCAAGTTGACTTTAATCCGCAAGTCGTCAGTCGTTTTCGACTGCTAGGCTATGAAAACCGTCGGCTCGACCATGCGGAATTTCGGGATGACAGCGCAGATGGCGGAGAAATCGGTGCAGGTCACAGCGTCACAGCACTTTATGAAATTAAACTCACTGAAGGTGCGAGAGGACATTTGGCGACTGTCTCTATACGTTACGAGGATCCGGATACCTATCGTCCCTCCGAAATTAGCGAGGAAATTTTCACAACACAGTTGAAGCGGACATTCCAAGCGGCATCCGCTGAATTTCAACTCGCAGCGATTGTAGCGGAATTCGCAGAAATTCTGCGCGAGAGCTTTTGGGCAAAAGATGGAAATTTGGCAGCCGTATCGCAAAGCCTTAGAGAGATCGCACCGCGTATCCACAATGAACAAGTCGATGAACTTAGACACTTGGTAAGCAGCGCCGCGCGCTTTAAGGCATCAGACCTTGACTAA